One segment of Kwoniella newhampshirensis strain CBS 13917 chromosome 10 map unlocalized Ctg14, whole genome shotgun sequence DNA contains the following:
- a CDS encoding dynein light chain 2, cytoplasmic — protein sequence MSEYESKPNTGLGSTAATLRGQQLKAVIKNVDMSEDMQQKAVDTVVASLEKYDQEKDMAMYIKKEFDRLYGTTWHCVVGKNFGSFVTHETKNFIYFYLGPIAILLWKTS from the exons ATGTCGGAGTATGAGTCCAAACCAAATACCGGATTGGGATCTACAGCTGCTACGTTGAGAGGTCAACAGCTGAAGGCCGTCATCAAGAATGTGGACA tGTCCGAAGACATGCAACAGAAAGCGGTCGACACCGTCGTCGCCTCTCTCGAGAAGTACGACCAAGAGAAAGATATGGCCATGTATATCAAGAAGGAGTTTGATAGGTTGTACGGGACTACATGGCACTGTGTCGTCGGGAAAAA CTTTGGAAGTTTTGTAACTCATG AGACGAAAAACTTCATCTACTTTTACCTCGGACCTAtcgccatcctcctctGGAAGACCTCATAG